The following proteins are co-located in the Canis aureus isolate CA01 chromosome X, VMU_Caureus_v.1.0, whole genome shotgun sequence genome:
- the LOC144307752 gene encoding uncharacterized protein LOC144307752, with the protein MSARPLLTRQAPPPAAASQNPGRAVRCPPRGGLGGPLLTSAPFLSRRGPPRALPQTVVPSVGGSSAARPAPLRAALPRASGRRRPSRRPPSSPSASPPPGRRPSEALPGAMSASGDPGQAPGGQDSPVGAVGAWAPVAAGGGGGGGGGGGGGNGVVLESGPQQAQAAGVAGSAGGVGLEVVGLHLAVDPEGGGAHAEEAEDDSDFGPADEDGEEAPEDDLDILVDAHQFPMVSFRFMFLDLVHSLLHRINCNNHILVRPRGGGMVVPPQPQLRDSLGQHPVPLAALPTPAAAADVHESEASSEEEADWETAEEPDEEPEMGPAAADGTTPYQYENSDKEAQGSERGKEKEKFDNKQDGPN; encoded by the exons ATGAGCGCGCGCCCATTGTTGAcgcgccaggccccgccccccgccgcagCCTCGCAGAATCCCGGCCGCGCCGTCCGCTGTCCCCCGAGGGGAGGCCTGGGCGGGCCGCTCCTGACCTCCGCTCCCTTCCTTTCCCGTCGCGGACCTCCCCGGGCTCTGCCACAGACTGTCGTCCCCTCGGTGGGCGGCTCCTCGgccgcccggcccgccccgctTCGGGCCGCGCTGCCCAGGGCCTCCGGTCGGCGGCGGCCCAGCCGACGGCCACCGTCTTCGCCCTCGGCGTCGCCTCCGCCCGGCCGACGCCCCAGCGAGGCGCTGCCCGGTGCCATGTCCGCCTCCGGAGacccaggccaggccccaggaggCCAGGATAGCCCCGTGGGCGCCGTGGGGGCGTGGGCCCCAGTGGCCgctggcggtggcggcggcggcggcggcggcggcggcggcggcaacgGGGTGGTCCTCGAGTCCGGGCCCCAGCAGGCGCAGGCGGCCGGAGTCGCCGGGTCGGCGGGAGGCGTCGGCCTGGAGGTCGTGGGTCTCCATCTGGCCGTCGACCCCGAGGGCGGCGGCGCCCACGCCGAGGAGGCCGAGGACGACTCGGACTTCGGGCCGGCGGACGAGGACGGGGAGGAGGCGCCGGAGGACGACCTGGACATCCTGGTGGACGCCCATCAGTTCCCCATGGTCAGTTTCCGTTTCATGTTCCTGGACTTGGTGCACTCGCTGCTGCACCGCATCAACTGCAACAACCATATCCTCGTGCGGCCCCGCGGCGGCGGCATGGTGGTCCCACCCCAGCCTCAGCTACGCGACAGCCTGGGCCAGCACCCCGTGCCCCTGGCTGCGCTGCCTACACCTGCAGCGGCCGCCGACGTCCACGAGTCCGAGGCCTCGTCCGAGGAGGAGGCCGACTGGGAGACGGCGGAGGAGCCGGACGAGGAGCCGGAGATGGGGCCGGCGGCCGCCGATG GGACAACTCCATACCAGTATGAAAACTCTGACAAAGAGGCCCAAGGctctgagagggggaaagaaaaagagaaatttgacAATAAACAAGACGGACCTAACTAG